TAGCAAAATTGCAACAGACGCGTTTCAAGTGAGCTTCATACGTGTCTGTTTGCACAAGCTTTATTTTCTACCCCCAACTTGCCACTATCCCACTTTTCATTCCGACTACACCTCGATTTAATCTGTTACTTCTATACACGTACCATCTCCTATTTTTACTTCTAACTTCTTGAAAAAAACATAAAAAAAAGAGGCCGACATAGCCTCACAACTTTTGATATACGAGTACACTTCATGCTGAGAATCCTGAAAAGTAGTGTTTGCTTATGCTTCCTTCAACTGCTTTCTATAACGTACTTGTGGCCTCAGTACATGATATTCACTCAATCCCGGCTTCTCGAAATCATCATAATGTGTCATACCAATCTTTTCCATCACACGAATCGATGCATGATTCACTTTTGCTGCCATCGCGTACACTTCACTTACGCCGCGTTCAGCTACATAATCGAGCACCGCTTCTGCCCCTTCTGTCGCAATTCCATTATCCCAAACTTCAGGAGACAATCGCCAACCGATTTCATAAAATGGGAGCTCTTCAAAAGGATAATCTACCGCTTGTGGAATATAATTCACCCCTATAAACCCTATCCACTCTTTCGTTGCCTTTAACTCTACAGCAAACAATCCGATTTGATGCTGCTTTAAATAAGATTTCATCGCTTCAAAGTCCAATGCTGTTTTTTGATAACTTAATAAACTTGGGAAAAACTGGCGGACTTGACGATTTGCGTTCAATTGTTGAAATGGTTGCAAATCTTCATCTTGCCAGTCTCTTAATTTCAATCGATTTGTCTCTATATAAACTGTCATTGTGCCTCCCCCATTTAACCGTGTATCCAAAGAAAGAAGCGGGTCAGAAATCGCATGTACGCCTTGTGATTTCAGCTTCCCGCCTCAGTTATACATTTGATTTCTGAAAGTTTCACTGGGCCCATCTTCAGTCAACATCTGTCATCTTTATCAAACTGCTCAATCAGATGTATCCTGCGCCTTCAGTTGTCGGTGCGATATTCATGTCGTTACACTCTAGAAATATAGCTCAACAGTTGAATCGTCACAGGTACCTCTTTTAATCGTTCTGGTTTTTGTCCTTTTTGCGTTGTAAATACAGCGTCCACAAAATCATTTTTATGGTTCAAACGATATGTCGCGGTATAAGTTTCCCAGTCATGATCAAAATTCGGTTTCAATGCGATAGAACGTTGTAATTCACCTGTGGAATCAATAATAGAATACCCTGTAATATTTTCAAGTTCGCGTCCAAGTTCAATCAGTGAAATGTCGCGCCCTTCTAATAATCTAAATTCTTTTTCGTACATACGATAACCCTCTTTTCTCTCCGTAATATATGTGTTTTTAATACCCTATCCCTCTCAACATCAAACGCGATTCATTGCGGGTTGTGTCAATAGCGCAAAATATCAAAATGACGTTAAGTGAATCACTCAAATTAACTTTTCTCTTGCGTATCAGATGTTTCTGTTGATTTAGCATCTTTTTTAGATTCTGTTGATTTCTTGCTGTCTTTACTACTCGTTTTTTTCTTATCTTCTGAAGTTTTCGCTTTATCAATAGAATGTTCAAGATCTTTAATTTGATTATCTAATTTTTCACTTTGATCTTTTAACTTTTTATTTTCTTCTTGTAATTCTTTTTGCTCGTCTTCTAACGATTTAATTTCATTTTGTAGTTTTTCTTTTTCACTATTGCCACACCCTGATAACAATACGACTGTTCCCAGAAGTGCGATAAGTTGTTTCTTCATTGTTATTTCTCTCCATTTAGAATGACTTACACTTTATTTTATCACGGTTTAAACAGATTCGCATAATGCTTATGATTCTTCTAATGATTTTGACATAATATATTTTTCCACACGGTATCCTAATGCTTCATTCAGTTGCACCATCGCTTGATTAGATTGTTGTACTGTACCGATGATTTGACGTGCGCCCTTTGATTTGGCCCACTTTTCAATCTGTTGTTTCAATTCAGTCGCATACCCTTGTTGTCGATGTTCAGGAACAACATATAATGATTCAATGGTCACTTGCGCATTTGCCGGTTCATAATGGGCCCATGCATAACCTTTCATATGTTTCTCTCTGTTTGTCACGATGCCTAGCCAGTCTCCTGCATAACGCAATCGATGTGCAATCATGTCTTCATAAAGTGCGATTTCCATTTGTGTGCCTTGCGTTCGCATTAAAGTATCTGATTGTAACAGTTTGACGTGCTGCACTGCTACACGATGAATATAATCGCTATCTTCATATGTAAGTATAATCATGACCCGCTCCTTTCATTTAGGATTGATTTATCTCATGAATATCGTCATAATAAGTACAGTTCACTATGATTTAAATTAGAGGAGGTGCTTGACCGATGAAAACGACAAATGAACTGATGAAAGAAAATAATGTTAAATCGTTACGGCTGAACAATACGGATCGTCAAATCTTTGAAAGTTACATGACCTATGTTCGAGCGGATATGCGCGTCAATGCACATGACTCCGAAAAAGTGCTACAGCGTATTTTAGACCATTTACTCAAAGCTGAAAACAAAGGCTTGCATGCGATGGAATTTTTTGATCATCATCCTAAAAAACACGCCATTCAAACGATTAAAGAGATGCCTAACCATACGTTTAAAAATATTTGTCATTATATTTTACAACATATCGTCTTTTTGTTGGGCGTATTCTGCTTCTTAAAAGGGTTTTTAGGATTTTTCATTAATGACACACGTGTCTTTTTATACACTTTTCCGCTCACTTTTGTTGCGGGAATCTTCGTTACTTTTTTATTCATTTGGTCTTGTTTTAAAATGATACAACTTCAAGCTTTTGACTATTCACGTCTCGCTTGGTTAGTCGGCTATGTCGTACTGATCGCCCTGATTTTATTAATTTTTATTATTTTCTTTTTCCCACAAAACTTTTTACAATTCGGCCCGTATATCCATATTAGTAATTGGGCATTTATTATCGCATCGTTTATTATCGTTCCACTGGGCATGTTGAAATATAAAAACGACGACCACGCTAAAAGTGCATCTTGGCGATAAATTTCAACTTGCTGCATTCCATAAAAAAGTCAGGTCGATGCATGGCGTGATTTACCATTCATTCACCTGACTGTTTTTATGATCTTAGTTAATCCATAATGCATCAATGAAAAACCAAACGATCATGACAAACATGAGTACCGCTTGCATCACGGCGCTAGAGAAAAATGCGACTAGCGACCCGAAACTTGCTTTGACGGCTTGTATGAAATTTTGAGACTGCATCATTTCAACAATAATGACAGCGATAAATGGCACAATAATCACACCGAATGGCGGCAGCACAAATGCCCCGACGAGTACACCGATTAAAGCGGCCCACTCCCCTTTTTTCGTACCCCCAAACCGATTCACA
Above is a genomic segment from Staphylococcus delphini containing:
- a CDS encoding DUF456 domain-containing protein, which encodes MSDVILWVLILAAFVLAFIGLIKPVIPAIPVLWVGFLIYQFGINGATLSWIFWTAMIVLTIFIFISDLWLNRYFVNRFGGTKKGEWAALIGVLVGAFVLPPFGVIIVPFIAVIIVEMMQSQNFIQAVKASFGSLVAFFSSAVMQAVLMFVMIVWFFIDALWIN
- a CDS encoding GNAT family N-acetyltransferase — protein: MTVYIETNRLKLRDWQDEDLQPFQQLNANRQVRQFFPSLLSYQKTALDFEAMKSYLKQHQIGLFAVELKATKEWIGFIGVNYIPQAVDYPFEELPFYEIGWRLSPEVWDNGIATEGAEAVLDYVAERGVSEVYAMAAKVNHASIRVMEKIGMTHYDDFEKPGLSEYHVLRPQVRYRKQLKEA
- a CDS encoding DUF1129 family protein; this translates as MKTTNELMKENNVKSLRLNNTDRQIFESYMTYVRADMRVNAHDSEKVLQRILDHLLKAENKGLHAMEFFDHHPKKHAIQTIKEMPNHTFKNICHYILQHIVFLLGVFCFLKGFLGFFINDTRVFLYTFPLTFVAGIFVTFLFIWSCFKMIQLQAFDYSRLAWLVGYVVLIALILLIFIIFFFPQNFLQFGPYIHISNWAFIIASFIIVPLGMLKYKNDDHAKSASWR
- a CDS encoding SA0632 family lipoprotein, with product MKKQLIALLGTVVLLSGCGNSEKEKLQNEIKSLEDEQKELQEENKKLKDQSEKLDNQIKDLEHSIDKAKTSEDKKKTSSKDSKKSTESKKDAKSTETSDTQEKS
- a CDS encoding GNAT family N-acetyltransferase; this encodes MIILTYEDSDYIHRVAVQHVKLLQSDTLMRTQGTQMEIALYEDMIAHRLRYAGDWLGIVTNREKHMKGYAWAHYEPANAQVTIESLYVVPEHRQQGYATELKQQIEKWAKSKGARQIIGTVQQSNQAMVQLNEALGYRVEKYIMSKSLEES